In Rosa chinensis cultivar Old Blush chromosome 1, RchiOBHm-V2, whole genome shotgun sequence, a genomic segment contains:
- the LOC121049225 gene encoding G-type lectin S-receptor-like serine/threonine-protein kinase At1g11280, producing the protein SDTRKRVVLDWATRFNIIHGVARGLLYLHYDSYVKVIHRDLKVSNILLDEKMNPKISDFGLARIVEGTQNLENTQKVVGTRGYMSPEYAMGGIFSEKSDVYSFGVLVLEIISSKKNTRFCLYDQQLGFLTYAWNLWNEGRGLELVDAILGDSYSSTEVLKCMHIGLLCVQDNAVDRPTMADIALMLSSEKDGPQPKLPLFTIQISAFHHQPHSENTNSSKKEATITMIEGR; encoded by the exons TCAGATACGAGGAAGAGAGTAGTACTTGACTGGGCGACTCGCTTTAATATTATTCATGGTGTTGCTAGAGGGCTTCTCTATCTCCATTATGATTCGTATGTGAAGGTGATACATAGGGATCTGAAAGTCAGCAACATTCTCTTGGATGAAAAAATGAAtccaaaaatttcagattttggattAGCACGAATAGTTGAAGGAACACAAAATCTAGAAAATACTCAGAAAGTTGTTGGAACACG TGGCTATATGTCTCCAGAGTATGCCATGGGGGggatattttctgaaaaatccgATGTCTACAGCTTCGGAGTCTTGGTCTTGGAGATTATTAGCAGTAAGAAGAATACCAGATTCTGTTTATATGACCAACAGCTAGGCTTTCTAACTTAT GCATGGAACTTGTGGAATGAAGGTAGAGGGTTGGAGTTGGTAGATGCAATTTTGGGCGATTCATATTCCTCAACGGAAGTACTAAAATGCATGCATATCGGGCTTCTGTGTGTACAAGACAATGCTGTGGATAGGCCAACTATGGCAGATATAGCTTTGATGTTAAGTAGTGAGAAAGATGGTCCACAACCCAAGCTGCCTCTATTCACTATCCAAATTTCAGCTTTTCATCATCAACCACATTCTGAGAATACTAATTCCTCCAAAAAAGAAGCTACCATTACAATGATTGAAGGACGATAA
- the LOC112164650 gene encoding uncharacterized protein LOC112164650, whose protein sequence is MDQANINDQKGKALSFVDVSMAIDNRMFLGDVSDMDLDLLEQILPHSFKTHLIQIEKSTKDRDLSLVTNKLWKSFYEKIESTDSVSEIMKEWNLKFKWSELYQEKSKRVKEAEKKEDDRKLSQQVRVCKKVPPSSSDTRNRPKSKLMKKIVKEYLHEMSRDAKHTSYGKGRRKLMSYEYSRCQGCFQ, encoded by the coding sequence ATGGATCAAGCTAACATCAATGATCAGAAGGGAAAGGCTCTATCTTTTGTCGACGTCAGTATGGCCATAGATAATCGGATGTTTCTCGGCGATGTGAGCGACATGGACTTGGATCTTCTCGAGCAGATCTTACCTCATAGTTTCAAGACGCATTTGATCCAGATAGAGAAGTCCACAAAAGACAGAGATCTGAGTCTAGTGACTAATAAGTTGTGGAAGAGTTTCTATGAGAAGATCGAATCAACCGATTCAGTTTCGGAGATAATGAAGGAGTGGAATCTCAAATTTAAGTGGTCGGAGTTGTACCAGGAGAAATCAAAAAGAGTGAAAGAGGctgagaagaaagaagatgacAGGAAACTGAGCCAGCAAGTTAGGGTTTGCAAGAAGGTTCCACCATCTTCAAGCGATACAAGAAACAGGCCAAAGAGCAAGTTGATGAAGAAAATTGTTAAGGAGTATTTACATGAAATGTCTAGAGATGCGAAACATACGAGCTATggaaaaggaagaaggaagTTGATGAGCTATGAATATTCGAGATGCCAAGGGTGCTTTCAGTGA
- the LOC112188073 gene encoding G-type lectin S-receptor-like serine/threonine-protein kinase SD1-29: protein MPMDIRTRSVCALLNGSMFFFLFIFLFSLLPSHYHCAEVDQITLLQPLAQGQILVSPGHIFELGFFSPNNSAKKYVGIWHKDISPRKVVWVANREKPLAVADTSASLTVTSNGNLKLVDGKQKSIWSTNIASLVSSSNTSSVAAVLLDNGNFVVNDHLGAELWKSFDYPGDTILPNMVLRDSKSGKGHFLSSWKAENDPSPGKFLLGLPPQAPSQVFIWINNGSNDSHSIPYWRSGPWDKSSFIGVPEMDRRYINGFSVDDNLKQGTVDFSYSLYDKPVSYIYISPEGIVRIRFSKNDGKWYDHWQTPKNPCDIYGACGPFGVCKASAPPICKCLKGFVPKSSAEWSKGNWTGGCMRQTKLFCERQTNKSVSSRGKKVDDDGFWKMVGLKIPDSHEFITALNAEETSNDCKLRCLNNCSCLAYAFVNNIGCLVWSKDLIDIQQFSASVGVDLYIRLARSELGN, encoded by the coding sequence ATGCCCATGGACATTAGAACCAGAAGCGTTTGTGCTTTATTAAATGGCTCCatgttcttcttccttttcatcTTCTTATTCAGCTTGCTTCCATCACATTATCATTGTGCTGAAGTTGATCAGATAACTCTTTTGCAACCGTTAGCGCAGGGACAAATTCTAGTTTCCCCTGGCCACATTTTTGAGTTGGGCTTCTTCAGTCCCAATAACTCTGCTAAGAAGTATGTGGGGATATGGCACAAAGATATATCTCCGCGTAAAGTTGTATGGGTGGCCAACAGAGAAAAGCCTCTTGCAGTTGCAGACacctcagcgagtttgacagtTACTAGCAATGGGAATCTGAAGCTTGTAGATGGGAAACAAAAGTCTATATGGTCTACTAATATTGCTTCTTTGGTGTCATCATCGAATACTAGTTCAGTTGCTGCAGTTCTCTTAGATAATGGAAACTTTGTTGTCAATGATCATCTGGGAGCTGAGTTATGGAAGAGCTTTGATTATCCTGGTGACACAATCCTACCGAACATGGTGTTGCGAGACAGTAAGTCTGGAAAGGGGCACTTCTTGAGCTCTTGGAAAGCAGAGAATGATCCATCACCAGGGAAATTCTTACTTGGATTGCCCCCACAGGCGCCATCACAAGTGTTCATTTGGATCAATAATGGATCAAATGATTCACATTCAATTCCCTACTGGAGAAGTGGTCCATGGGATAAGTCGAGTTTCATTGGTGTACCAGAAATGGATCGTCGATATATAAATGGCTTTAGTGTGGATGATAACTTAAAGCAGGGCACAGTGGATTTCTCTTATAGTTTATATGACAAACCTGTGTCATATATATACATCTCTCCAGAAGGAATAGTGAGGATTAGATTTTCGAAGAATGATGGGAAGTGGTATGATCATTGGCAGACTCCGAAGAATCCATGTGACATCTATGGAGCTTGTGGACCTTTTGGAGTTTGCAAAGCTTCTGCACCTCCAATCTGTAAGTGTTTGAAAGGTTTTGTACCGAAGTCAAGTGCGGAATGGAGCAAAGGAAACTGGACAGGAGGGTGTATGAGGCAGACGAAATTGTTTTGTGAGAGACAAACAAACAAGTCAGTCTCATCAAGAGGAAAAAAAGTTGATGATGATGGGTTTTGGAAGATGGTGGGGTTGAAAATACCAGATTCTCATGAGTTCATTACTGCTCTCAATGCTGAAGAAACGTCCAACGATTGCAAATTACGCTGCCTAAACAACTGTTCTTGCCTTGCTTATGCATTTGTTAATAATATAGGGTGTTTGGTGTGGTCCAAAGATCTTATTGATATACAGCAGTTTTCGGCGTCTGTCGGAGTAGATCTTTATATTCGCCTAGCACGCTCTGAACTAGGTAACTAA